TTTCAGCAAATGGTGTGGAGGTTGATgaagagaagatcaaggctattcgTGAGTGGATGGCTCCACAAACTGTGAGCCAAGTAAATAGCTTCCTCGGACTTGCATGTTTCTACCTCCGGTTCATGAaggatttcagcaccattgctgcaccgaTGAATGAGTTACTGAAGAAAGACACTCCATTCCAATGGGGTGATGCCCAAGACAAGTCCTTCCAAGAACTGAAGATGAGATTGACATCAGCCCCATTGCTTTCACTTCCTGACTTTGGTAAGACATTTGAGATTGAATGTGATGCAAGTGGTGTTGGCATTGGTGGAGTTCTAATGCAAGAAGATAAACGCATTGCCTACTTTAGTGAGAAGCTTAATGGTCCAACTCTTAATTATTCCGtctatgataaagaattatatgcacTTGTTCTTTCATTGGAAACATGGCAGCATTACTTATGGCCAAAAGAGTTTGTAATACATTCTGACCATGAATCTTTAAAACATCTAAAGGGCCAACTCAacctgaaccgtagacatgcaaAATGGAGTGAGTTCATAGAGTCTTTTCCTTATATTGTCAAGTACAAGAAAGGGAAGGATAATGTTGTTGCCGACGCATTATCTAGGCGTCACATTTTACATTCCCAACTTGATGTTAAAATCCTTGGTTTAGAAAGCATCAAAGAATTGTATGCTCACGACTCATACTTTTCTGAACCATTTTCAAAGTGCAACAAGGGAAAGGGATGGGAGAAGTTTCACTTGCATGATGGATTTCTATTTCGAGCTAACAAATTGTGCATCCCAGATTGTTCTGTTCGATTTTTGCTCTTGAAGGAGGCTCACGCTGGTGGTCTCATGGGACATTTTGGAGCTAAGAAAACTGAAAGTGTGCTCGTTGATCACTTCTTTTGGCCGCGAATGAGACGTGACGTGGAGCACTACGTGATGAGATGCGAGATTTGTCACAAAGCTAAGTCCCGCTTGAACCCTCATGGTTTATATACTCCTCTATCTATTCTGAATACTCCATGGGAAGATATTTCTATGGATTTTTTTCTTGGTTTACCACGGGCTAAGAGGGGGATTGACTCGGTGTTTGTGGTAGTTGATCGTTTTAGCAAAATGGCACATTTTATCCCATGTCATTAGAGCGGTGATGCTTCACACATTGCTGATCTGTTTTTCAGGGAAGTTGTGCGGCTACATGGAGTGCCACGCATGATTGTGTCAGACCATGACACCAAATTTCtgagctacttttggaagaccttgtggGGAAAACTTGGCACCAAGCTCCTATTTTCCATGACATGCCACCCACAAACTGATGGACAGACTGAAGTTGTCAACTGGACATTGTCCATGATGCTGCGAGCAGTCCTCAAGAAGAATTTGATGATGTGGGAAGAGTGTCTACCTCATGTGGAGTTCGCGTATAATAGGGCGGTACATTCGACCACTAAATTTTGCCCATTTGAACTTGTTTATGGCTTCAAACCTATTGCTCCCATCAATATTTTGCCTTTGCCATTGCAGGAACGAACCAGCCTTGATGCAAGTAAGCGTGCTGATTTCGTCAAGAAACTTCATGCCCAGGCAAAGGAGAACATTGAGAAAATGACTGAACAATATACGAAGGGGGTAAACAAGACCATGAAGAAGCTGGTGTTCGAGCAAGGCGATTTGGTATGGGTACACCTTCGGAAGGACCGTTTTCCTGAGCAACGCAAGTGCAAGTTGCAGCCACGTGGTGATGGACCATTTACGGTGCTCGAAAGGATCAACGATAATGCTTACAAGATCAATCTTCCAGAAGAATACGGTGTTAGCCCAACCTTCAATGTCTCTGATCTTTCCCCATACGTTGGGCCTTTAGAGTAGAGGACAACTCCTTCTCAAgagggggaggatgatgaggacattcCAACCATGGGCACCACACCACCAATCATCAATGGTCCAATCACAAGAAGTCGCACAATGCAAATACATGATTAGATGAACGCTAACTTAAGTATATCATTTGACCTTGAAAACATGGTTGTGCCTTCACCTCCTTTGTTGTTGGTTGAACTCAGGTGCGATATCGAAGAAGGCCAAACACATTTCAGTGCGTACAAAACAATGTTTTATGGTGAAGAAACAAAGTTAGGAATTCATCAAGAGTGAGTTGTCTACTGAAGAAACATTGTTTCAATTCTGACAAAACAATGTTTTGCATGAGTTTGGATATTCCAACTTGCGAAAGGTTCCCAGAACTCGAGTTTGCTGCTGAAGGAAACATTGTTCGACTCCAGTGAACAATGTTTGGTGGGGAACTACCAACCACCTCCAATGAGAGTATTCCAGAAGCTACCTCATTAAGTCCTGAAGCCATTAGTCAACCAAAGCTGGTTCAGTTTCACACCTAAGCTTGTTCCAGAAGCTAGTTCTCTTTCACACCTATCCAGGGGGGTTGTCCCGATTATAAATAGGCTAGATCTTCCCTTCGTTGGGGACTTTTGCCATTTTCTATCAAAGACCAAAGACATAGACTCCTCCTGAGATTGGAGAGCTCTTGTTATCCTTATTTTCGTGATTCCTTGAGAAATTGCACCTATTTCATGCTCCACGACTAGATCGTGTTGTGTGGATTAGAGTTCGTGGTTTCCCTTGCGGATTGCACCTATCACGTGCTCCATGACTTGAGCGTGGTTGTGTGGGGTAGTATTGCGGGTTGTGGATCGGCGAATGTTCAGATTGCAAGCTTCGGTgagcctcctcctcgtcgggtcataatctcttattttccattttccggctgcttgcagctagttatcccCATCCATTTATCAATCCTACGCCGTGAAGATTGGACCTCCCCTTGTGCTCCCTCTTCTTCGAAGACGGGGTCACATCAAGGATGAGTTAGAGAATCTTCGAGTGGGGATAAAGATTGTCCATAATGATTGACTAAAATGTCTAGAGAATAACTTTTTTCGCAGCGAACCAAAGCTTCATACATCAACTTAGAGTTCATCTTAGATATGTGAAACCTCTATAGGCCTTACACAAGATGATTAGGCTATGGGAGCTCTGCTACACCCAAGAGTGCAATCGTCTATGCAACAGGA
This sequence is a window from Aegilops tauschii subsp. strangulata cultivar AL8/78 chromosome 7, Aet v6.0, whole genome shotgun sequence. Protein-coding genes within it:
- the LOC123494968 gene encoding uncharacterized protein, encoding MARFLHGLNDEISDFVEMFPYDTLQDVVHQAIRVEKKNMRNGRTRAFQGRTTTRSWQRTQQPYGSQFEGTPPRHPHASKASSPAIRNQDKRLSATAGVSSAPPPEKSSTRSSDIQCHNCKGRGHISSECPSKRTMIINERGEWESESDPEGGNDEVEEEQGWEVGGIILSHEELDGEALVVCRSLNAQVVEKEKGQQHNLFHTHCLVNSKICRVIVDSGSCNNIASTEMVKKLQLQTKSNGVEVDEEKIKAIREWMAPQTVSQVNSFLGLACFYLRFMKDFSTIAAPMNELLKKDTPFQWGDAQDKSFQELKMRLTSAPLLSLPDFGKTFEIECDASGVGIGGVLMQEDKRIAYFSEKLNGPTLNYSVYDKELYALVLSLETWQHYLWPKEFVIHSDHESLKHLKGQLNLNRRHAKWSEFIESFPYIVKYKKGKDNVVADALSRRHILHSQLDVKILGLESIKELRLTLVVSWDILELRKLKTEVVNWTLSMMLRAVLKKNLMMWEECLPHVEFAYNRAERTSLDASKRADFVKKLHAQAKENIEKMTEQYTKGVNKTMKKLVFEQGDLVWVHLRKDRFPEQRKCKLQPRGDGPFTVLERINDNAYKINLPEEYGVSPTFNVSDLSPYVGPLE